The window CAGGCCCCTAGGAGAGAGAATTGATCAAAGATCTATTATGCAAACTTGCCCTTTGCGAGGACTGTACTTGTCCTCAGGTTAAAGCTCATTATCTTCTTGCTGAGCGCATAACATGTTGGTATGATCTCTTAGTGAGTCTGCAGGGAAAATTAAGCAAGTGTGTAATGTACTAGCTATGATCTCCTGCACATGTATTTAATACTGTGTGGACAACAGTACATGAAATAGAAAGCACAAGTTTGTTCTTGGTGTGATTTACATCTGAATCATGTGGGCTTTTCTGCTGCTTGGAAAGACAATGGCCAACCCAAATTCCAAACATTTGAATTCTAGACATTAAGAAGTCTTCCTCCAGACACAAATGTGTTCCTTCCTTAGAAATGTATTTTAAGGGGAGCAATAATTGTCTTATGAGAAAACCTAAAATTGGCCTTCCTTGTATTAGGCATGCTAAAACGATAGAAATCCTCTAGTTGGTATGGCCTGGGTGAGTAACATCATTCTCTCATGTGTTAGTTTCCACTTCTGAAAAGGATGGGGAAATTGCACAGTACATCTGCTAAGGTCCAGAAAGGTAAGATGCTTTAGGGAAATGCTTACCACTATCAATGTCTAAAGAGGCTACAtctgtaaaaggaaaaaatattgcaGACATTTTCTTCAAATGGAGCCAGGTTTCAGCTTCATTGTATAGATCTAAAGAAATGCTGGAATCTGGGGCAGGTACATAGCCTCTTCAGAGCAATCCACTTCTGTTTAAAATTCATGAACTGTTTCATCTGTGGATACTGCAAGTCAACAGTGCAAACATCTAGGCTTGCTAGGGTGCAGAAGGGCATTGCCAAAAAGTAGAGCTATACCTGAAAAGGTGAATGGGAAGACAGGGAAAGTGAGGTACACCAGATTAGAAGGAAAGTTTGACTGTCACCATTGATACATTTGTATTGGTTAGTATTTTTCCCCAGTCATTGCCATCTGTCTTCTTTTCAGGCCTTTGTCTACCCTACTCTTACAGTTTCTCTATCAGGACATAGACTTATCAATGATCTTTTTCCCTGCCCTGTGTGTCACAGCAAAGACAGGCTGGCCATTACAAGTTGCAGGCTATGGCAAATAATCATTTCAGGGTTCATTGGCTTCATCAGCTCTGTGTGGGCAGATGTTGTTTCTGGGCATCCATGCAAAATGCATTTAGGGCCAAACCACAAACAGCTGTACCagctggctgtttttttttttctgttaaaatggaGATAATGTCTCTGTATTCAAGTAAATACCCACTTTTTCTTCATCATGCCAGGCATTTGGGTTTGGCTCTGTAGTTTTGGGTCTCAGTGCCTGCTGCCAAAAATTGGATTACTGAAACATACCTATTCGGAAACAAGTGACAAGATATTCCAAAATAGAGTTGCCCTGATTTCTACAGTGCTAGAGCTGTCATTGGTTTCCAAGTGTATTAACCAAACTACATGAATGTTAAAAGAATATCAGTGGAGGAATAGGATAAATTCATTCTAAACAACAAAACTGCCTCACCCAGGTAAACTTAGGGATAACTCAACCTCAGTCCATGGGTGATGGCCACTTTGTATGATGTCTCCTTCTGACCTGATTTTGTTGGTCAGAACTTTCACAAGCATCTCCTAGGGTTTTGTGGAACTAGATGAGACGGCTAAGATCTCAAACCACAGACCTGGTTGGAGTTACTGCTCTGCAGAAGATCTGGAACCCTTATTGTTTCAACAACACTTAGAGCTATTTCTGCCTTGGCAGCTGACCTTTCAGTCAATAGGTTTTGTTACAATACCAGCAACATCTACAATGTGGATAAAATAAGATCCTGCTTATAAATaagctttcttctttttgatGTTGGTTTGAAAGACTGtgaatctttgtgtgtgtgtgtgtgtgtttgtgtgtgtgtgtgtaggtatatgAATTCTTTCTCATAACCCTTTTGTTTTGAAGACTGAAAATATATCATGCTCATTTTCACCCCTTTGTCTTTTACCTTGTTTTTCAATGCCTGTTTCTTATCCTTAAACAAGGAATACTTTCAAATGTAATTGTTTCATTAACATAATCTCTTTGCTGTAGATAAGACCTAGGGTGAAAATATACCAAGCAGACACTATCACACAGTAGTAATTTGGTCAACCACTCGGGTGCTATCCATATCCACCATTTCTACACACTCAATTTCTTCCCGATTTTCgggatttttcttctctttcctttttttcttagagGGTGGTAGGAAAGTCAGTATCACAGGtaaaatggcaaagcagtgaaagaaggTGACAAATGCTATTAAAAACAAGCACCTGAACAGTGTACAGGTCAGATTTGAAGGCACAGCTGCGAGAGGAATCAGACCAACAATGTAACAGAGGTAACTCTGTAAAATAGCTACCCCATGCACTTCCAGGGCATTTTTTACCCATTTAGTTCTTGTGAAATCCTTGCCCAGAACAAATGTAGATAACAGTGGAGCACAGTTATCAATTGTGTAGTTAATTCCATAAATTAAGCACAGCACAGAAATGCAATCCAGCTCTACTTTCCATAGTGTCATGAAACCTATCACTCCAAATTCCACGGACACAACTGTTAGCGTGATCCAGACGTTAATCAGAGAATCTGCCACCAGGAATGCCGAGAAGAAGAGCAGGAATAAAGCACTGATGCAGGAGTTGTGCAGGGGGGCTCCCAGAGAGGAGGCATAGCGATCCATGTACACAAAGGATGGATTGAAGACTATGAATTTCACCTTGGAGGTGACAGAAAGTCTCCTCAGCGTCTCCAAGAGATCATAAAGTTCTTCTCTGTTTGTTTCCATGGTCTTGGCCACCAAAAACATTCTGGAGGCCACTACATCAACCTCATCATTGTACTTTTTAGAGAAGATGATGTCCtcttgaaaatgtgaaaattggGGGGCTTTCAGGAAGGAATTCCTCAATATGTCTGTGAAATTTTTCTTAGGTAAGCCAGTGGATATATTGAGTTTCCGAAGATAATTTAAATAACTCTCAAACCAGGATATCCGCACAAACCCCTTGGTATATTCTAGAACATCTTCTTGGACACTAGTGTTCCAGTATTCTATGGACTCATAGATGTAAAACCCAATCACAGGACTGTAGTTGCTAAAGTACTTTTGCTGGGCAGTAGTATACTCAATGGTTTGCGTCGCAGTTGCTACAATATTACTAAGGTCTGACCCTTCACTGACCTGCAGATAGCCCATTAAGGCAAAGGAAATATAAATAAGGTAAAAGAGAACTACAAAAGGCTTGACATAGGTGTTGGTTATCCAGTCACAGTAATAGCGTTTGAGGAAACATACCAGTAGGTGACTCTCGTATGTGTTCGCTTCTTCTCCTTCAGTTGTGTCCTCACTGAATCTGGCTGTTAGGAGAAACCTGTACCATGCTGGCTTTTCCTGCAATACCTCAGGCTTTGGGACTTTTCTACAGAAGATACTATGCTGGTAATTGTTTTCTATGTAGCCAGTGAACACCAGGCTGGAACCATAAAACGAGAGTACATAGAGGTAGTTGAAGAAGATTGCAATGCAGGAATTGCAGCAGAAAATCCTGGCTGCCTCAATGTTCGTGAAAGGGCTGGCCCCTATGCCAAAGGTGACCAGGTACATGGCAGTggtgagagaaaaggagagcatGGAGTCTGCATAGACTGCTGCAGTTCTCTCTTTAACATGTTGGTCTTCTCTAGTTTTCCTCCAGGAGGACAGCATTTCAAAAGTCCCATATAATCCATGACCTGAGGGGACAGAAGAGAAGATCAGAGCcaaaatttaaagaattaattgctttaagttaaaattaaaagaagGAAACCAAATTTATCATGGGGGCTAGTGAGTTAAGGGGGACACAACCAGCCCTAGTGGTGACAGGTTTGCACATGCAAATGATTTCTAGTATGTGGAGATAAACTCATATTTTGGTGAATCATGAAATGGCAGGTAGGACAGCAAAGATCTTCATGTTCCCTTCTGGCTTAAGAAAGGTGGTTGAACTTATACCAATAGAAAGCTGAGTAGATTTGTGTTGGGATCGCTTGAGCATTCTCTACAGTAATTGCTTAGGGTTGTTGGTGCAATATGgtggaacattccagaaagcCTGCCTGGACACCCATCATTTTCCTTCCCATGCTTTCAGGTCTAGTTGAGTGTCATCAGAAGAAGACAGTGAACAGAGGGTTCTGAGTTAACATCCTATCATTGCATTTAAAATTGTCCAGGTAGAGAGAGGGCTTTGGTGGGAAAGAAGCACTATATTTAATGTGAGTCTTGACAAGAAACTAAATCAtagcctctttctttttttcttctccaaatATTAGGGCAGGAAGCAATAAAtctgagaaacaaagggaaacaaaATAAGGAGGAACATTTAAGGAATGGGGAAAGATATTAAAAGTAAAGAAGGAACAAGATTCACATGAATTCTCCATGCTATGGATAAAAATTAGAATTGGGTTGAAGGATTATGAATTGCATTTTGTCTTTAGGAATCTTTATGCTCTATTTTGTTTGTTCATAGATGACATATACTACAGGCTGGCTTCTTTACATGCTTTGGCAATGGCCTGTGTGGGAGGGAGCCAGATCAGTAACCTGGCTTAactgcatatttttatttaactgCATATTGCCTTTGCCTGGCTCGTTAGTATTCTGACAACACTGAAATAACAGACAGTAAGTGCCCATGTTTTGACTCCATTCTGCTGCCTGAAAAAGCTAACACGACTTCTGCCACCTCTCTGTTGGAGCCAGATACATTCCCTGGGTTTTCAGGCCAAGACAACACTGGAATGTCCACCAAAGTGACCCATCACAGCTTTTATAACTCCTGTTGTGGCACTGGGACCTGCAGATCTCATTTTCTGCTTCCACACCTTGGCATATTCAATCCCATTATTGaggataataaaatctttacctTTTGGTAAAATggtcttgtttttaaaaaggaatttaaaatctCCAGCCAAGCATAATGCTGAGTAAAGTGAGTCACTGTTATCCTGTGTGTACAGAAACTGAGCACATGGCTTCCCATGTGCCAAGGCCAGTATCCTTATTGTAAAGGCTGGGCCTCAAACCTAAATACCCATTTCATGGTGATGGTCAAGGCCTGTTTCCACAGAGGGACTTGGCATTTATCTCAGTTTATTAGGCATCACTTTAAAGCTGCTTTTAGAGATCAGATCAAGACTGTCAATTTGATAACTAAAACCTTAGCCCCTATTAAATTGAAGGCACCTAAACTCCCTGGACATGAAGTAAAAAGCGCACTCATTGGCTGGCATCCTGTTGTTAATTATGCTTTAGAAAGTCAGCCATCTAGTCACCGGAGGagaaactaattaaaaaaatatttatttacttttattggaaaggcaaatttatagagagaaggagacagaaatatcttctatcctctggtttattccctcaaatggccacagtgaccacacctgaacctatctgaagccaggagccaggagcttcctcagggttccccacatgtgtgcaggatccctactggttgggaagtagagcacctgggacaagaaccagcacccacatgagatcctggcacctccaaaatggaggattagccaatccaACTATTGTCCCAGGCCTGGGAcactgttttaaaaatctatttccaCCATGTTCTCAGAATGCACCAAACAGCCTTTGATTAAAGGCATCTTGGACTTTGACAAAGAAGGCAAAAAAGATGAATGCCTTTGAGGCATGAGTACCCTGCAGAAACAATGCTGACtccttggtccagctctggccattgcagccatttgttgagtgagccagcagatggaagattttttattctctgtatctctccatcattctctgtaattctgcctctcaaataagtgaatataccttttaaaaactaaaccaaaccaaagcaaagcaaaacaaaaccctcaCAAAAACCAGGACTTTGTTAGGGAGTCATAAAGTATGGTATGAAATGTGGGTGCATACAGCAAAACCAGAATTATTCATAAGtagaatttaaattaaatttgttttgCAGTCCTTTAAAAACAGTGTATTGTCTTGTAATAATCTTGtcattataataataatataataatcttGTAATTATCTGACTTGGACTCTTGTTGGAAAATACAATATGAATCCATTTCTTACCTTGCTCTTGAATAATCATAGAAGTTAATTGAgaaaagaaatttgaattaaTAGAGCTATTAGGTGACTAATTGTGAGTGAGGCTCCAGTGactagcatgaaaaaaaaatccaacttaaGGAAAGATCGAAGTAGGCTGTAAGCTTGTCCCTTGAGTTCTATTGCTGTATTTTCAATGCCTGCCCTTCTATAGTTTGACCATTTTTACtgcatgctggtttttttttttttacatatatatgtttttggCTCCAGGAGCAGTTCCAAAgagaattttaatttcatttatatggGCCATGGGAAATTATGCCTATCATTTATCTCTcttactatgtgtgtgtgtgtgtgtgcatgcatgcatgcacatgtatgcGTATGTATGTAGACACCCATTGAGGCCACAAGAGGTCCTAAAAAAATCTGTTCTATTTGATCACTTAACATTGGTTGCTAGTGTTTATTAGCTATGCCTCTGAAGACTTTCATTCCCATTCCTGACAGGTCAGATTCTTGTTTCTCAAGCCACACTTCTTCAGCACATTGCTTCACCCTAAACCCCAAACTGGAGTTCTGCAGTGTCTTCTTACAAGAGCACTTGGATTTCTGGGACAATTGCTAGTGCCACTAGACCTCCTTCCTGAAGCTCAGTCAAGGGAAAGATGAGTGCCAACATGGCTGCAGTCAGCTTTCAGTGATTAACAGCCTGAAGTGGCTTGTTGGCACTAGCCCTGTCCCACAGCTGGGTATTTATGCAGGAGAAATAGGAAAGCCTCACTATGGTGACCCTGTTTTGTTCTCTGGACATGAGGGAGTCACATTTCAATCCTAGGACCTGAGAAAGACTATATGTCTCTTCCCTCACCCCAAACACTTGCTCTTTCCATAATCATAGATAATTTCCCTTTGTTTTGGCCTCCATTGGTGTCCTTGTAAATAGAGACTGCTCTGGGATAGTAGTCTATTAAAGCAACTTCCTTTAGTTTgtggaatgaaacagaaaatgggaATGCAGAAGGACTGAGGAGGAAATAGCAGACAGCAATATAAAGCTGTTTTCTCAGGTTTATTTTTTCTGCAGTAACTCCCGGTCTTATTATCTCTTACTGCCACACCAGAAACTGGACCAATCAGAGTCAAGGAATGGCAGAGAAGAAAGATTGAGGTAGGTTTGTTGGACTCTCTCAATAGATGGCTCCCTTGTTTATCCATCACCcatccatgcatccatccatctatcttcctctgaagaactagAACTCAGCATGCAGGATGTGAGGAAGCACACACTGCATGTAGCTAGAAATCATTTTCCAGAAGCTGAACTACTGTTTGTTCCATTTTACAAAGGAACTTGAAAAACAAAGGTATTGCTATTTGCACTCTTAAAAAATCCTTATAACAGaagacattttctaaaatgtgtctatgggggcccggcggcatggcctagcggctaaagtcctcaccttgaaagccccgggatcccatatgggcgccggttctaatcccggcagctccacttcccatccacctccctgcttgtggcctgggaaagcagtcgaggacggcccaaagatttgggaccctgcacccgcatgggagacctggaggaagaggttccaggttcccggcatcggatcggcgcgcaccggccgttgcggctcacttggggagtgaatcatcggatggaagatcttcctctctgtctctcctcctctgtgtatatctgactttgtaataaataaataaatctttaaaaaaaaaaaaaaaaaaatgtgtctatgAAGAGTGACCAAGAGACCTATATAACTGGCACAAAATAGCAGTTAAGCAAGGAAAAATTTCCCATTTCCAGTGTCCCAAGACAGTCCTGGAGGGCTCTGTGGTAGCAGGAGGTCCCAGCAAGGCTGGAGGGTGGTGTTGCATAGCTTCCCAAATCCAAAGTTTCCAACAGATTTCGACCTTGTTAGGCAGGTGTCCTGTAGTAGTAGGTAGAGTGATGGCTCGTTATCAACCTGTCTTGGTAGTAAAGCGACTATAATAGGGGTGACAGGAACTGACCAACAACTCGGGGCACTCCTTCTTGTACAATCATATGTAAAGCCAAAGAACTGCCAACACATATTTTGAATGTATCAAATTCTAAAGAGAAATAAGCCTTTAAAGCATTTGTTTAAAAACAcattcaagatgtttgtttctgtttttggccAATTGCACTTCTGTGTCATTACATGCATATATACTCATGCAtgtcactacacacacacacacacacacacacacgtcacagTTCCAAATCATGAGTGTGTGCTTTGAGGGACATAGTCTTTTAGTTAGCCCTGGGTAAAGGACAGTAGCAGAACTCTTCACTACTGTTTAGAAACAGGGATACCTAGAGTGTGCTTTGTAAAAGGAAACTGCTTTTGTTAATTCCATTAATAGTAGACTGGGACTGGCATTGgggaaaataaaatactaaaagatTTAGGCTAATAATTCCTCTTCTTCTCCAAAGAATACTCTGTTTCTTCATGCAGTTGGCTTTCAGGCTTTGGAGACAATGAAGAGAAAAAGCAACACAAATGATAAGTAACATTAATGCTGGAAAAACTCAAGCAGCTAATCCTAAATCTACTAAGGGTGACTCTTAGGCATACTCGTAGATTAAATCCCACTCTCACACAGACTCTTTTCTGGGCCCTGGCCAGGGCCTTCAGGGTTGTTTATAATCCACTAAAGCAGGAATCCATTAACAAATAGTTGAAAGTTAACCTAACTTTGTCCAGTAGAGATGCTTCTGGAAAGTTGATTGTAAAGtgaatcatatttttaatttatttaatggtTTTGCTGTCAGAGTTCCCTGGGTGACTTTTTCCTTATCAATGAATATTCATGAGCAAATTGATCTGCCTTATACATCTGGGTTTACTatgtctgttttttcttcttctacctTCCCCAGTTCACACAGACACAGTATACAGTCTAATTAAGGCCCATGGGTGCCCCTCACACTTTGTTTCCACACTAGCAGGATTTCCTCAGCCTGATTTCCTCAAAATGAGGAATGACTGAGAAGATGAGGATGTGAAATGGGATGGCTTGCTGATGGATGATCTTTCAGTTTCAGTCTCAAAACATTTAACATCATGAGACAGTGAAGCCATGTATACCATGTCTGGGCAGTGCTAAGTTTCATGTACAGAAATAAAAGACTACATTCTTCTTGAAAACCCATAATACAAAGCATGAGAAAAATCTTCTTAAAACATACTTTGTTCTTAGATAAGATTTCCTAAGTTTATGTTTATATAATGCTTTTATTTTGAGGACATTCATATACatttatgatttttgtttcttccaagTGAAATTAAAAGTATATATGTGTCTGCATTGAATAACACCTattttcagagagaagttcaTTAATTGGGTTACATTTACACTTTGCCAGTTATAAACATTTACTTTATAAGCTGAATTGTTTGCTTTACCACAGCCTGTTTTGTCTCATGGTTAAGAGTAAGAGTAAAGGTGTACTCTGCTTAAGTAAAAACAGATACCCACATCAGGGAGAATAAACACATCTTATTCTTTGTACTAGAGACTTGTCACATTTTGATAAATCTAATCACAGCACTGCATTTTAGTCTGAGAAATGATTTCCCTTCACTACATAGATGCATTTGAGAGTTCAAGACGTGAATTTTCTAATAGCTCTTGCTTGTTTAAAAATGAGATATTTAGATACCATATGTGTATGtactataaaaataaaaccattgtttatatacagaacctATAATATATGTTATGGTCATTGtgcaatatatttttatatagtaGGCAtgcattatgtgtgtgtatatatatatatatatggcaataTGCTATTCAAACAgttcatatattttacatataaaatgttTGAATGCATACTATATCATATAGAAAAATATAACACTTATATTTAAATAGTCAAGCAATATATTCTATGTATGAATTGAACATGattatctatataaatatataattatctaATATGATATACatgatatgttatatataat is drawn from Ochotona princeps isolate mOchPri1 chromosome X, mOchPri1.hap1, whole genome shotgun sequence and contains these coding sequences:
- the PTCHD1 gene encoding patched domain-containing protein 1, which encodes MLRQVLHRGLRTCFSRLGHFIASHPVFFASAPVLISILLGASFSRYQVEESVEHLLAPQHSLAKIERNLVNSLFPVNRSKHRLYSDLQTPGRYGRVIVTSFQKANMLDQHHTDLILKLHAAVTKIQVPRPGFNYTFAHICILNNDKTCIVDDIVHVLEELKNARATNRTNFAITYPITHLKDGRAVYNGHQLGGVTVHSKDRVKSAEAIQLTYYLQSINSLNDMVAERWESSFCDTVKMFQKYNSKVKMYPYTSSSLREDFQKTSRVSERYLVTSLILVVTMAILCCSMQDCVRSKPWLGLLGLVTISLATLTAAGIINLTGGKYNSTFLGVPFVMLGHGLYGTFEMLSSWRKTREDQHVKERTAAVYADSMLSFSLTTAMYLVTFGIGASPFTNIEAARIFCCNSCIAIFFNYLYVLSFYGSSLVFTGYIENNYQHSIFCRKVPKPEVLQEKPAWYRFLLTARFSEDTTEGEEANTYESHLLVCFLKRYYCDWITNTYVKPFVVLFYLIYISFALMGYLQVSEGSDLSNIVATATQTIEYTTAQQKYFSNYSPVIGFYIYESIEYWNTSVQEDVLEYTKGFVRISWFESYLNYLRKLNISTGLPKKNFTDILRNSFLKAPQFSHFQEDIIFSKKYNDEVDVVASRMFLVAKTMETNREELYDLLETLRRLSVTSKVKFIVFNPSFVYMDRYASSLGAPLHNSCISALFLLFFSAFLVADSLINVWITLTVVSVEFGVIGFMTLWKVELDCISVLCLIYGINYTIDNCAPLLSTFVLGKDFTRTKWVKNALEVHGVAILQSYLCYIVGLIPLAAVPSNLTCTLFRCLFLIAFVTFFHCFAILPVILTFLPPSKKKRKEKKNPENREEIECVEMVDMDSTRVVDQITTV